TTGGCTATCTTTTGCATTAGCTCTTCTTTGGTAGCCGCCGAGGCTTCAAAGCTGCAGGCCATCCCTACGTCTGCGCATTTGAATGTGGGCATAACTGATTACCTCCGTTCAACTTACCGT
Above is a genomic segment from Dehalococcoidales bacterium containing:
- a CDS encoding DUF1059 domain-containing protein yields the protein MPTFKCADVGMACSFEASAATKEELMQKIAKHGEEAHGLKTIPPDIMAKVEQAIKV